A region from the Thermanaeromonas toyohensis ToBE genome encodes:
- a CDS encoding BMP family protein, with protein MKRIIPLVVLTLVALLVLNGCGGKQSAPKEGASKEGAQAEAKFKVAALLPGPINDGGWNASCYDGIKKAEKELGAEVAYRESVPQSDFEEAFRAYASQGYNVIIGHGFQFADAAKKVAKEFPKTTFLITDSRESQEPNVGSYSVLAKEAGFLGGALAALMTKSGKVACVGGLGIPPVTDTIEGFKKGVKYVNPKVQPLTAITGSFEDVAKAKETARAFIENGADIIMHNADQAGLGVIQAAQEKKILAIGVIKDQSGIAPDTVFVSAYRNIADGIVYMLKQVKEGKFKAQFYPLGVKQGVVGLYWNQKLESKVPAEAKAKIEQIIKDMKEGKIDINTLPE; from the coding sequence GTGAAAAGAATTATTCCCTTAGTGGTGTTAACCCTAGTAGCGCTCTTGGTGTTAAACGGGTGTGGAGGTAAACAAAGCGCCCCAAAGGAAGGAGCTTCGAAGGAAGGGGCCCAAGCTGAGGCCAAATTTAAAGTAGCCGCCTTATTACCAGGCCCTATTAATGATGGTGGATGGAACGCTTCCTGCTATGATGGCATCAAGAAAGCTGAGAAAGAGTTAGGAGCTGAAGTGGCTTACCGGGAAAGTGTACCCCAATCTGATTTTGAAGAGGCGTTCCGGGCCTATGCTTCCCAAGGATACAACGTAATTATCGGCCATGGCTTTCAGTTTGCTGATGCGGCAAAGAAAGTAGCCAAGGAATTTCCCAAGACTACTTTTCTTATAACCGATAGCCGGGAATCTCAAGAACCTAATGTGGGTTCCTATAGCGTCCTGGCTAAGGAGGCGGGCTTTTTAGGTGGCGCCCTGGCGGCCCTTATGACCAAGTCGGGTAAAGTAGCCTGTGTAGGGGGATTAGGCATCCCTCCCGTAACTGATACCATTGAGGGATTTAAAAAAGGTGTTAAATATGTAAATCCTAAAGTCCAGCCTTTAACCGCTATTACAGGAAGCTTTGAGGATGTAGCTAAGGCCAAGGAGACAGCCAGGGCCTTTATTGAAAATGGGGCTGACATAATTATGCATAATGCTGACCAGGCTGGACTAGGGGTCATTCAGGCCGCCCAGGAGAAGAAGATCTTGGCTATCGGGGTTATTAAGGATCAAAGCGGTATCGCACCAGATACTGTGTTTGTCAGCGCTTATCGTAACATAGCTGATGGGATAGTATATATGCTTAAGCAGGTTAAAGAGGGTAAGTTTAAAGCCCAGTTTTACCCGCTGGGGGTAAAACAGGGAGTGGTAGGGCTTTACTGGAATCAAAAGCTAGAAAGCAAGGTACCCGCCGAAGCTAAGGCTAAGATTGAGCAGATAATAAAAGATATGAAAGAGGGCAAGATAGATATAAACACTCTGCCGGAGTAG
- a CDS encoding dihydroorotate dehydrogenase: protein MANIKVSLCGKELKNPFILGSGPLSYSGEALVRAFKAGAGAATTKTLRLKPADNPYPHMVMSAPGTLINAEKWADLTAEQWITQEIPYAKSKGVVVIASVGHTPEEARALVEGVEEAGADFIELVSYTEDTMVPMIEETKKRTSVPVLAKLSPNWPDIVSAAGRCLEAGADALTVADSFGPVLRLDIRTAHPLLGSPRGWGWLTGAALKPITLRCVAEIALAFRPTVVGLGGVMDASDALEMLLAGASAVGICTAAILKGLKVFQELNQGLNTLLDELGYPTVSSASGRALPYLREEEDQDKLKFSYDPEKCNLCLLCVTRCPYQARNLTPDKVMSLDETKCRYCGFCVSLCRRRALTSDRLSGPAY, encoded by the coding sequence ATGGCTAACATTAAGGTTAGCTTATGCGGTAAAGAGCTTAAAAATCCTTTTATTTTAGGTTCAGGCCCCCTTTCTTATTCTGGGGAGGCCCTGGTCCGGGCTTTTAAAGCTGGAGCGGGGGCGGCAACGACCAAGACTTTACGGCTTAAACCTGCGGACAACCCTTACCCCCATATGGTAATGTCTGCTCCAGGTACCTTGATTAATGCGGAAAAATGGGCAGACTTGACTGCTGAACAGTGGATAACCCAGGAGATCCCTTACGCCAAGTCCAAAGGAGTAGTGGTAATAGCTTCGGTAGGCCATACGCCAGAAGAAGCCCGGGCGCTGGTAGAAGGCGTAGAGGAGGCTGGAGCCGATTTTATTGAGCTAGTTTCCTATACAGAAGATACCATGGTACCTATGATTGAAGAAACTAAGAAGAGGACAAGCGTCCCGGTATTGGCCAAACTTTCTCCTAACTGGCCCGATATCGTTTCGGCCGCTGGGCGTTGCCTTGAAGCAGGAGCTGATGCTTTAACAGTGGCCGACTCTTTCGGGCCGGTTTTACGCCTTGATATCCGGACAGCCCACCCCTTGCTAGGCAGCCCTAGAGGGTGGGGCTGGCTTACAGGAGCAGCTTTAAAACCTATTACTTTGCGCTGTGTAGCTGAAATAGCCTTAGCCTTCCGGCCCACCGTTGTGGGACTTGGTGGGGTGATGGATGCTTCTGATGCTCTAGAGATGCTGTTAGCTGGGGCTAGCGCTGTGGGGATATGCACGGCAGCTATACTTAAGGGCCTTAAAGTTTTTCAAGAATTAAACCAGGGTTTAAATACCCTTCTAGACGAGTTAGGATATCCTACAGTCTCTTCCGCCTCTGGCCGCGCTTTGCCCTACTTAAGAGAAGAAGAGGATCAAGACAAGCTAAAGTTTAGTTATGATCCGGAGAAATGCAACTTATGCCTTCTATGTGTTACGCGTTGCCCCTACCAGGCGCGTAATCTTACTCCCGATAAAGTCATGTCTTTAGATGAAACAAAGTGCCGTTATTGCGGATTTTGCGTATCTTTATGCCGGAGGAGAGCTTTGACTAGCGACCGCCTTTCTGGGCCAGCTTATTAA
- a CDS encoding ABC transporter permease, with protein MKEENHLVRFIAQGAKTLATPIIATVLGLILGALAIALMGLSPVKAYQALLKGALGSLNGIGETLVKATPLIFTGLSFGLAKKGGLINIGAEGQLYLGGLASVWVGFALKGLPVFIHLPLSILAGFLAGGIWGFIPGWLKVRFGASEIITTVMLNYVGIYLISYMVTGPLIEPPGNFPQTPPVAKTAELPVILSGTRLHLGFLIALLMVLGYYFFLWRTNIGYEIRVVGNNPQAAAYAGINASRDTMLVMFLAGGLAGLAGVGEILGIQHRLFQNFSPGYGYDGIAVSLLGYNSPVGILLAALLFGVLRSGGNMMQMVAKVPVAVVYIIQAFVIIFVAAEGMLRRWQKRRGLKAAQALDVKEVRGQDGQYLASRNN; from the coding sequence ATGAAAGAAGAAAATCACCTTGTAAGGTTTATAGCTCAAGGGGCAAAAACCTTAGCCACTCCGATTATAGCTACTGTTTTAGGGTTAATTTTAGGAGCCCTAGCTATAGCCCTCATGGGTTTAAGCCCTGTTAAAGCTTATCAGGCTTTGCTCAAGGGAGCCCTAGGTTCTTTAAATGGTATAGGGGAAACTCTAGTTAAGGCTACGCCCTTAATTTTCACTGGTTTATCCTTTGGCCTAGCTAAAAAAGGCGGGCTTATAAATATCGGGGCGGAAGGGCAACTTTACTTAGGCGGCTTAGCTAGCGTGTGGGTGGGCTTTGCCCTTAAAGGGTTGCCGGTTTTCATCCACCTCCCTTTAAGCATACTAGCAGGGTTTTTGGCTGGAGGTATATGGGGATTTATCCCAGGATGGCTTAAAGTGCGCTTCGGAGCCAGCGAGATCATTACTACTGTAATGTTAAATTATGTAGGTATTTATCTTATAAGCTACATGGTAACTGGTCCCCTTATTGAGCCTCCGGGTAATTTTCCCCAGACCCCACCTGTAGCTAAGACAGCCGAACTCCCCGTTATTTTAAGTGGTACTCGTTTGCATCTGGGATTCTTAATAGCCCTCCTTATGGTTTTAGGATATTATTTCTTCCTTTGGCGGACGAATATAGGGTATGAGATACGCGTAGTGGGGAATAATCCCCAGGCAGCAGCTTATGCTGGAATAAATGCTTCCCGCGACACTATGCTTGTAATGTTTTTAGCTGGAGGCCTGGCGGGGCTAGCTGGAGTAGGAGAGATTTTAGGTATACAGCACCGTCTTTTCCAGAACTTTTCTCCTGGATATGGGTATGATGGTATTGCAGTATCTTTATTAGGTTATAATTCACCGGTAGGTATATTGCTAGCTGCTCTCCTTTTTGGGGTGTTACGCAGTGGAGGAAATATGATGCAGATGGTAGCTAAAGTTCCGGTGGCGGTAGTATATATTATCCAAGCTTTTGTGATCATTTTTGTGGCTGCGGAAGGGATGCTACGCCGGTGGCAGAAGAGGCGAGGCTTGAAGGCAGCACAAGCCTTGGACGTTAAGGAGGTGAGAGGTCAAGATGGGCAATACTTGGCTAGCCGAAATAATTAA
- a CDS encoding amidohydrolase family protein: MLDYLFIHGTVVTINARREIIADGAIGVRGDRIEAVGPTEEVLATYGGARKVIDAQGKAIFPGLINTHNHLFQSLLKGLGDDRVLKDWLAYMTFPSAAFLTPEDTYYGAILGCLDGLHSGTTTMVDFMYPHCCPGLSDGILTAFRELGVRAVYGRGMMNTGERHGVPRAIMQDVTTVEADCHRLFKEFHQADNGRIQIWLAPAAVWSNTREMLLKVKELAKIYDTGIMVHISETPFDREASCVEHGLPDIDVLEQLGMLGPKTLMVHCVYLTDRDVRLSKFFDARVSYNPVSNMYLSSGVAPIPKLLGWGVTVGLATDGAASNNSNDMLETLKFAALLLKVAHLDPTVITAEKVLEMATIDAARALGLEDRIGSLEVGKKADLFIFNPARTAKATPMHNPVSTLVYSASPENIELVMIDGRVVLEDGRVTTVNEATKIKEANERAYKLAERAGTLRFAAERPWRSLAY; the protein is encoded by the coding sequence ATGCTTGATTATCTTTTTATCCACGGTACAGTGGTGACTATAAATGCCAGACGGGAAATTATAGCTGATGGCGCTATAGGTGTACGGGGAGATCGTATTGAAGCGGTGGGCCCCACAGAAGAGGTATTAGCTACTTATGGAGGGGCGCGCAAGGTCATAGATGCCCAGGGGAAGGCTATATTTCCAGGTCTTATCAATACCCATAACCACCTCTTTCAATCTCTGCTTAAAGGATTAGGGGATGACCGGGTTCTTAAAGATTGGCTGGCTTACATGACCTTTCCTAGCGCTGCCTTTCTTACCCCGGAAGATACTTATTATGGGGCTATTTTAGGGTGCTTGGATGGGCTGCATAGCGGTACTACAACCATGGTGGATTTTATGTATCCCCATTGCTGCCCTGGTTTATCGGATGGGATTCTTACGGCCTTCCGGGAGCTGGGTGTGCGAGCCGTATATGGCCGGGGGATGATGAATACAGGGGAAAGGCATGGGGTTCCCCGGGCCATTATGCAAGATGTAACCACGGTGGAGGCGGACTGCCACCGGCTCTTTAAAGAATTCCACCAGGCAGATAACGGCAGGATCCAGATATGGCTGGCCCCGGCGGCTGTATGGTCTAATACGCGGGAGATGCTTCTTAAAGTTAAAGAATTAGCCAAAATATATGATACTGGGATCATGGTGCATATTTCTGAAACCCCCTTTGATAGGGAAGCAAGCTGTGTTGAGCACGGCTTGCCTGATATAGATGTATTGGAACAATTAGGGATGCTAGGCCCCAAAACTTTAATGGTCCATTGTGTTTATTTAACTGACCGGGACGTACGCCTTAGCAAATTTTTTGATGCCCGGGTCTCCTATAATCCAGTAAGCAATATGTATCTTTCTTCGGGGGTTGCGCCTATACCTAAACTTTTAGGATGGGGTGTGACAGTGGGGCTGGCCACTGATGGGGCGGCGAGCAATAATAGCAATGATATGTTGGAGACCTTGAAATTTGCTGCCCTCCTTCTTAAGGTAGCCCATCTAGATCCCACAGTGATTACAGCGGAAAAGGTGCTGGAGATGGCTACTATAGATGCTGCCCGGGCTTTAGGTTTAGAAGATAGAATAGGCTCCTTAGAAGTAGGGAAAAAAGCTGATCTTTTCATATTTAATCCAGCACGTACAGCTAAGGCTACTCCTATGCATAACCCTGTTTCTACCCTTGTTTATTCCGCTAGCCCAGAAAATATAGAGCTAGTCATGATAGATGGCCGGGTAGTTTTGGAAGATGGGCGGGTTACCACAGTAAATGAAGCTACCAAAATAAAGGAAGCTAATGAGAGGGCTTATAAGCTTGCGGAAAGGGCAGGCACCTTACGTTTTGCGGCTGAGCGTCCCTGGCGCTCTTTAGCCTACTAG
- a CDS encoding flavodoxin family protein: MAVEILGLAGSPRKGATEYVVEEALRAAQELPGVSTKFMTLRGKKIQPCTGCDYCKTHKTRCCIKDDMEELFEEFVKADAYLIASPVYVMAPTPHLAAFFSRLRPIHHVYPGMLRNKPGGAIAVGGTRHGGQEVTVNILINYMLTRGLIVVGGEIGGYAGGKVWSQDKKEEGAAADSIGLETVRGLARRVAEVALLLKAAQRGG; the protein is encoded by the coding sequence ATGGCGGTAGAAATTTTGGGTTTGGCAGGTAGCCCGCGCAAGGGAGCCACGGAATATGTGGTGGAAGAGGCCTTGCGAGCAGCCCAGGAGCTGCCAGGGGTGAGCACCAAGTTTATGACCTTGCGCGGTAAAAAGATACAGCCTTGTACGGGCTGTGACTATTGTAAAACCCATAAAACGCGCTGTTGTATCAAAGATGACATGGAAGAGCTTTTTGAGGAATTTGTCAAGGCTGATGCTTATTTAATCGCTTCCCCTGTTTATGTCATGGCTCCCACACCCCACCTGGCCGCTTTCTTTAGCCGCCTGCGGCCCATCCACCATGTTTATCCTGGAATGCTCCGCAATAAACCTGGGGGCGCCATAGCCGTGGGTGGTACGCGCCATGGAGGACAGGAAGTGACCGTAAATATACTCATAAATTATATGCTCACTCGGGGGCTCATAGTGGTGGGAGGCGAGATCGGTGGTTACGCTGGGGGAAAAGTGTGGTCTCAGGATAAAAAAGAAGAAGGCGCAGCAGCTGATAGTATAGGCCTGGAGACTGTACGGGGTTTGGCTAGGAGGGTGGCCGAAGTAGCGCTACTGCTTAAGGCAGCCCAGCGAGGTGGGTAA
- a CDS encoding ABC transporter ATP-binding protein, with the protein MREIIKEFGALRANDRVNLKVKRGEIHALLGENGAGKTTLMNILYGLYQPTSGEIIFEGRLVKITSPREAIELGIGMVHQHFMLIPALTVAENIILGMKAGPGGLLDLKQAATRIKELSHQYGLDVDPYAKVWQLSVGQQQRVEIVKALYRGARLLILDEPTAVLTPQEVRELFRVLKQFTREGHTVIFISHKLDEVMSLCDRVTVLRAGRVVGTVETSKTSKEELARMMVGREVFFKVDKKPCCPGEVILELKGVEALDNKGLKALKGISFSLYRGEILGIAGVDGNGQSELVEVITGLRKAIAGKVFLKGQDITNLPPRKILEQNVAHIPEDRHLRGLVMEMSIKENLILQTYYQQPFSKGFILDWKTIKEHACRLIKEYDVRALSEEVPVKNLSGGNQQKVILAREVCRQPELLIAMHPTRGLDVGATEYIHRRLVEERDRGAAVLLISTELDEVLSLSDRIAVLYEGEIMGIVPGGEVDIEELGLMMAGSRRKVAC; encoded by the coding sequence ATGCGGGAAATTATTAAAGAATTTGGTGCTTTACGGGCCAATGACAGGGTCAACCTTAAAGTAAAACGGGGCGAAATCCATGCTTTATTAGGAGAAAACGGTGCGGGTAAAACCACCCTTATGAATATACTTTATGGCCTATATCAACCCACTTCCGGTGAAATTATTTTTGAAGGCCGGCTAGTCAAAATAACTTCGCCCAGGGAAGCCATTGAATTAGGTATCGGGATGGTGCACCAGCACTTTATGCTTATCCCGGCTTTGACTGTGGCTGAAAACATTATCCTGGGTATGAAGGCCGGTCCAGGAGGTCTATTAGATTTAAAACAGGCGGCTACGCGCATAAAGGAATTATCACATCAGTATGGGTTGGATGTAGATCCTTATGCTAAAGTTTGGCAACTCTCAGTGGGTCAGCAACAGAGGGTAGAGATAGTCAAAGCCCTTTATCGTGGAGCTCGGCTCCTTATACTAGATGAGCCTACTGCTGTGCTTACTCCCCAAGAGGTGCGGGAGCTTTTTCGAGTGCTAAAGCAGTTTACCCGGGAAGGTCATACGGTCATATTTATTAGCCACAAATTAGACGAGGTTATGAGCCTCTGTGATCGGGTTACAGTGTTGAGGGCTGGACGGGTAGTAGGTACCGTGGAAACTTCTAAGACAAGCAAAGAAGAACTAGCCCGTATGATGGTAGGTCGGGAGGTCTTCTTTAAAGTAGACAAAAAACCCTGTTGCCCAGGAGAGGTGATTTTGGAGCTTAAAGGGGTCGAAGCCCTGGATAATAAGGGATTAAAGGCTTTAAAGGGGATAAGTTTTTCCCTCTACCGGGGAGAGATCTTAGGGATCGCCGGAGTAGATGGAAACGGGCAGAGTGAACTGGTGGAAGTAATTACAGGATTAAGGAAAGCTATAGCGGGTAAGGTCTTTTTAAAAGGACAGGATATTACTAATTTGCCTCCCCGGAAGATCTTGGAGCAGAATGTCGCCCATATCCCAGAAGACCGCCACCTGCGAGGACTGGTAATGGAGATGTCTATAAAAGAGAACCTTATCCTCCAGACCTATTACCAGCAACCTTTTTCTAAAGGGTTTATTCTAGATTGGAAAACTATTAAAGAGCATGCTTGCCGCCTTATAAAGGAATACGATGTGCGGGCCCTTTCCGAAGAGGTACCGGTCAAGAATCTTTCTGGTGGTAACCAGCAGAAGGTTATATTAGCCCGAGAAGTATGCCGGCAACCCGAACTCCTTATTGCCATGCACCCTACCCGGGGGCTAGATGTAGGTGCGACAGAATATATCCACAGGCGCCTAGTAGAAGAGCGTGACCGGGGAGCAGCTGTTCTGCTCATTTCCACTGAGCTAGATGAGGTTCTTTCTTTAAGCGATAGAATAGCTGTTTTGTACGAGGGCGAGATCATGGGTATTGTACCAGGGGGAGAGGTAGATATAGAGGAGTTGGGGCTGATGATGGCTGGCTCCCGCAGGAAAGTAGCTTGTTAG
- a CDS encoding xanthine dehydrogenase family protein molybdopterin-binding subunit, protein MKGSLKRVDAYEKVTGRAKYVADLKFPGMVEVKVLRSPYAHALIRSIDTREAMGVKGVLAVLTGKDLPGIPCRPKERPVLAREEVRYTGDGVAIVVAETEEAAALALEKIKVEYEVLPAVFDPEEALKPGAPEVHPGGNLVCQHKVRRGDIREGFKEAEIILERTYRTQRVYHAALEPEAAIAVPEPSGEITIYCPTKSPFNMRRIVAEAMGMDLNRIRIVETTIGGSFGGKDYDMAVLGARAALAAKVTGRPARIVLTREESILESTKRHPYILHYRLGAKRDGTLCALEVKAIADAGAYVSKTPLVTWRSSIEAAGPYEIPNVSIDVYGVFTNNVSSDALRGFGSPQVNFAMELLMDELAEVLGRDPLELRWQNGFREGSVAACGQVLHEVSLRECLDEVARASNWENKRKAYSQQQGLKRRGIGMACSFRGSCLGAGGEGLDAAGAAIIVHRDGSLSISTGIAEVGQGSRTAFARLITEILGVPPESLSFNPVDTSRVIDSGPTVASRGTVIGGQAIKIAAEKIRQAMAEVAGEMLGVKAEEIAFAGGRIFWRRDPSKGLSFKEVAEKCYARGVSLYSFGWYKAPDLYWDRERGQGEAYFSYVYAACCAEVEVDLETGQVQVLNFWAAHDVGNALNEREVKGQIAGGAAMGIGYALLEEVKAQEGRLLNLSYSNYLLPTTLDTGEIIPLIVEHPDPLGPLGARGLGEPATQIVAPAIINAICHALGCRLYEIPATFEKIWRVINKQEPKS, encoded by the coding sequence ATGAAGGGCTCTTTAAAACGGGTGGATGCCTATGAGAAGGTTACTGGGCGGGCTAAATATGTAGCCGATTTAAAGTTTCCTGGTATGGTAGAAGTTAAAGTTCTTCGCAGCCCCTATGCCCATGCTCTTATTCGTTCTATAGATACAAGAGAGGCTATGGGGGTTAAAGGGGTATTAGCGGTACTTACCGGCAAAGACCTACCTGGGATACCTTGCCGACCTAAAGAGCGACCTGTGCTGGCCAGGGAAGAGGTAAGATATACAGGGGATGGGGTAGCCATAGTAGTAGCCGAAACAGAGGAGGCCGCTGCTCTAGCTTTAGAGAAAATTAAAGTAGAATATGAAGTGCTACCTGCTGTATTTGATCCCGAGGAAGCCCTTAAGCCAGGGGCGCCTGAAGTGCATCCTGGGGGCAATTTAGTTTGCCAACATAAGGTGCGCCGGGGAGATATAAGGGAAGGTTTTAAAGAGGCAGAAATAATATTGGAACGTACCTACCGGACTCAGCGGGTCTACCATGCTGCCTTGGAACCCGAAGCAGCTATAGCAGTTCCTGAACCTTCGGGAGAAATCACCATTTATTGTCCTACCAAAAGCCCCTTTAACATGCGCAGGATTGTGGCTGAGGCCATGGGCATGGATCTAAATCGCATCCGCATTGTAGAAACTACTATAGGGGGCTCCTTTGGGGGCAAGGATTACGATATGGCGGTTTTAGGAGCGCGGGCAGCTTTGGCTGCTAAAGTTACTGGGCGGCCAGCGCGGATAGTTTTAACCCGGGAAGAATCTATACTGGAGAGCACTAAACGCCATCCCTATATTTTACATTACCGGCTGGGAGCTAAAAGAGATGGGACTTTATGTGCCCTGGAAGTAAAGGCTATCGCTGATGCGGGAGCTTATGTTTCCAAGACTCCCTTAGTAACCTGGCGCTCGAGCATAGAGGCGGCCGGGCCTTATGAAATACCTAATGTATCCATAGATGTTTATGGAGTTTTTACTAACAACGTATCTAGCGACGCTTTACGGGGATTCGGTTCTCCTCAAGTTAATTTTGCTATGGAGCTTCTAATGGATGAATTGGCGGAAGTTCTAGGGCGGGACCCCCTGGAGCTACGCTGGCAGAATGGGTTCCGGGAAGGATCTGTAGCAGCTTGCGGGCAAGTATTACATGAAGTTAGTCTAAGGGAATGCCTGGATGAGGTAGCCCGGGCTTCAAACTGGGAAAACAAAAGGAAAGCTTACAGCCAGCAACAGGGGTTAAAGCGCCGGGGTATAGGTATGGCTTGTAGCTTCCGGGGTTCCTGCTTAGGTGCTGGTGGGGAGGGTTTGGATGCCGCGGGTGCAGCTATTATCGTTCACCGGGATGGGAGTTTAAGCATATCCACTGGAATCGCCGAAGTGGGCCAGGGTTCCCGGACTGCCTTCGCTCGCTTGATAACCGAGATCCTGGGGGTGCCCCCGGAATCTTTAAGTTTTAATCCCGTAGATACCTCCCGGGTGATAGATAGCGGGCCCACGGTAGCTTCCCGGGGTACAGTTATAGGTGGACAGGCTATCAAAATAGCAGCAGAAAAGATACGCCAAGCTATGGCTGAAGTAGCTGGTGAGATGCTAGGGGTAAAGGCAGAAGAGATAGCTTTTGCAGGAGGGCGCATCTTCTGGAGAAGGGATCCCTCGAAGGGCTTAAGTTTTAAAGAAGTAGCTGAAAAGTGTTATGCGCGCGGGGTAAGCCTATATAGTTTTGGATGGTATAAAGCGCCTGATCTTTATTGGGACCGGGAAAGAGGTCAGGGAGAAGCCTATTTTAGCTATGTATATGCGGCTTGTTGTGCAGAAGTGGAGGTAGATCTCGAAACTGGTCAAGTACAGGTACTCAATTTTTGGGCTGCCCATGATGTGGGTAATGCCCTAAACGAAAGGGAGGTTAAAGGACAGATCGCTGGTGGGGCAGCCATGGGGATAGGGTATGCTCTGCTTGAAGAGGTGAAAGCACAAGAAGGAAGGCTATTAAATTTAAGTTATTCTAACTACCTCTTGCCTACAACTCTAGATACAGGAGAGATTATCCCCTTGATAGTAGAGCACCCTGATCCTTTAGGTCCCCTTGGCGCCCGGGGATTGGGAGAGCCAGCTACCCAGATAGTAGCCCCGGCTATTATAAATGCCATCTGCCATGCTTTAGGCTGTCGCCTGTATGAGATACCTGCCACCTTCGAAAAAATATGGAGGGTTATAAATAAACAAGAGCCTAAGAGTTAA
- a CDS encoding ABC transporter permease — MGNTWLAEIINFLAADIRTAVPLLIAATGLIFSERAGVVNIGVEGMMLMGSLAGVAGSYFLGDAWLGVLAAVLTGAICGLFFAYLVVSAQADQVVIGTAFNILGLGVTTSFARVIFGVNTAPPAIDSFHPVAIPVLSRMPVLGPVLFNQTELVYLALVLVPVVHFILFKTALGLKIRAVGEHPRAADTVGINVYRVRYGACIVGGALAGLAGSYLSLSLLNFFTENMTAGRGFIALAAVIFGKWTPLGTLGATLLFGAGDALQYRLQAANSGIPYQVLLMIPYILTIAALAGFVGKAIPPAASGKPYSKE, encoded by the coding sequence ATGGGCAATACTTGGCTAGCCGAAATAATTAATTTTCTAGCGGCCGATATCCGTACAGCTGTTCCCCTTTTGATCGCGGCTACCGGCCTTATATTTAGCGAGCGGGCAGGGGTAGTTAACATAGGGGTAGAAGGAATGATGCTTATGGGTTCCCTGGCCGGGGTAGCCGGGAGTTATTTTTTAGGGGATGCCTGGTTAGGGGTACTGGCGGCTGTTCTTACAGGAGCTATTTGTGGTTTGTTTTTTGCTTACCTGGTAGTAAGCGCCCAGGCGGATCAAGTAGTAATCGGAACGGCCTTTAATATATTGGGGTTAGGCGTTACCACTTCTTTTGCCCGTGTAATCTTCGGGGTTAATACCGCACCTCCAGCTATAGACTCCTTTCATCCTGTAGCTATCCCGGTATTGTCTAGGATGCCTGTTTTAGGCCCTGTCCTGTTTAACCAAACAGAGCTCGTATACCTGGCCCTGGTGTTAGTACCTGTGGTTCATTTTATATTATTTAAAACCGCCTTAGGCCTTAAGATAAGGGCAGTAGGAGAACATCCGCGGGCCGCCGATACAGTAGGAATCAATGTTTACCGGGTACGCTATGGCGCCTGCATCGTCGGCGGGGCTTTAGCTGGCCTGGCCGGATCCTATCTTTCTTTAAGCCTTCTTAATTTCTTCACCGAAAACATGACCGCTGGCCGCGGTTTTATCGCCTTAGCAGCCGTGATTTTTGGTAAGTGGACACCTTTAGGCACTTTAGGAGCCACTTTGCTCTTCGGTGCGGGCGATGCCTTGCAATATAGACTTCAGGCGGCTAACTCGGGTATACCTTACCAAGTTTTGCTCATGATCCCTTATATTTTAACTATAGCAGCCTTAGCCGGCTTTGTAGGGAAGGCTATCCCGCCAGCAGCTAGCGGTAAACCTTATAGTAAAGAGTAG